Proteins from a single region of Bos javanicus breed banteng chromosome 7, ARS-OSU_banteng_1.0, whole genome shotgun sequence:
- the PROB1 gene encoding proline-rich basic protein 1 isoform X1, with protein MLTAFAQPALPGFPGRLPAAPARRQDSSGSSGSYHTAPGSPEPPDVGPDAEGRANWPRVAPALGAGVQPRLSVSAQNSRQQLLPGSGFPRGPASGLRPPQPQLRMLPSGEMEVIFGAGPLFSRSDAEDREVQQLTTRAFRSLSPPGSTSPIPDEPQPQGPDGGSRWATYLELRPRAASPATPSQFECVEVALEEHTAPARPRTVPKRQIELRPRPRSPPREANAPRPRLLLRTGSLDESLSRLQAAADLVQTALARKLSPAPPAPSNATFGPTVPPEPATPETLRSTRVALEEAKSLPPRVNYSSAPARAPRPWPSLRERAIRRDKPAPGTEPLGPVSSSIFLKSGEKPEEVHQKEPKARFPRDTPAQTVLRAQGPPFQSRPPWEVSSKAVRRRSPSPPWEAPNGTVRGPHCTSPQNLSPWNRTIRKVSSPSIPEASSTWDNQDAAVTETVSRKSPSPPTLSQWNRGVARAKSPSPEAPSSWEVPQPAVGDAVEGSRSPSPPTLPSWETPDRPVGTWSPSPQETWNSTVQSSSVVSTRVAINGAAQEELVPPTPSAPGTPKLTEAQSPSTREIPDLASRGNQLSPEVAAPQLPLSRTVDVDVLPEAVGSGKAASGRPRVAIPRPRDVRKMVKTTYAPSFAASTPDSGLPAPPAEPRGEEGSASKTQELQALGPPAPSHYTSIFLKDFLPVVSHPYEPPEPTPDTVPRDVTQSNGVLRRRAENSTAKPFARTEIRLPGALALGRRPERTRGVAVHGPGGKNRDAEAQRLVPDNKGRTSPLGGARTSPQQSPIGPAETQPPGPPRPSSPQAHPSSSSGMESELETPPKALEPAVAVQPPLLREPQASTRRTARAQPRAASAPPLDRSADGSSQGTRRPPGAANPGKVLVDPESGRYYFVEAPRQPRLRLLFDPESGQYVEVLLPPSPSVPPRRVYTPLALGPGLYPPAYGPLPGLSLPPSPGPPAFSGPQLPWASEAGPLDGMYYLPASGGPASLGVTAPLDLDWKQRTMSQNNLDIFLWPEMLMPRRALGHSWAPHFIVMCNKPNGPNGWKNWREVSDFLLRPLNTPYNAVHAWVWLGGEYHMCLS; from the exons ATGCTGACCGCGTTCGCCCAGCCAGCCCTGCCTGGGTTCCCAGGGCGGCTGCCTGCGGCCCCCGCTCGGCGCCAGGACTCGTCCGGTTCGTCAGGCTCCTACCACACTGCTCCGGGTTCTCCAGAGCCCCCGGACGTTGGGCCGGACGCAGAGGGCCGGGCGAATTGGCCCAGGGTGGCCCCTGCGCTGGGGGCGGGCGTGCAGCCTCGCCTGTCCGTCAGCGCCCAGAATAGCCGCCAGCAGCTACTGCCCGGCTCGGGTTTCCCGCGAGGCCCGGCCTCCGGCCTGCgaccaccccagccccagctgcGCATGCTGCCGTCGGGGGAGATGGAAGTCATCTTCGGCGCTGGGCCCCTATTCAGCCGCTCCGACGCAGAGGATAGAGAAGTGCAACAGCTCACGACGCGGGCCTTCCGCAGCCTCTCTCCTCCTGGGTCCACGTCTCCCATCCCTGACGAACCGCAGCCACAGGGCCCCGACGGTGGCTCCCGCTGGGCCACTTACCTGGAGTTGCGGCCCCGCGCGGCGAGTCCTGCCACCCCATCGCAGTTCGAGTGTGTGGAGGTGGCACTGGAGGAGCATACCGCGCCTGCCAGGCCCCGGACGGTGCCCAAACGTCAGATCGAGCTGCGCCCTCGGCCCCGGAGTCCCCCGCGGGAGGCCAATGCGCCGCGCCCTCGACTGCTCCTGCGCACCGGCTCCCTGGACGAGTCTCTGAGCCGCCTGCAGGCTGCCGCAGACCTCGTGCAGACGGCGCTAGCCAGAAAACTGAGCCCGGCGCCCCCTGCCCCAAGCAACGCCACCTTTGGACCCACGGTGCCGCCGGAGCCTGCGACCCCGGAAACGCTCCGCAGTACTCGGGTGGCCCTGGAGGAAGCCAAGTCTCTGCCGCCTCGGGTGAACTATAGTTCAGCCCCAGCCAGGGCCCCAAGACCGTGGCCAAGCCTCCGGGAGCGCGCAATTCGGCGCGACAAGCCCGCGCCCGGGACCGAGCCTCTGGGTCCAGTTAGTTCCAGCATCTTCCTGAAGTCAGGGGAGAAGCCCGAGGAGGTGCACCAAAAAGAACCGAAGGCTCGTTTCCCGCGAGATACTCCGGCTCAAACCGTCCTGAGGGCACAGGGTCCGCCTTTCCAGTCTAGGCCCCCCTGGGAAGTTTCGAGTAAGGCTGTGAGACGGAGAAGCCCATCCCCGCcgtgggaagccccaaatgggaCCGTGCGGGGTCCTCACTGCACCTCCCCCCAGAACCTGTCCCCCTGGAATCGAACAATTCGGAAGGTGAGTAGCCCATCGATCCCGGAGGCATCCTCTACGTGGGACAATCAGGATGCTGCTGTCACGGAAACTGTCAGCAGAAAGAGCCCTTCCCCTCCGACCCTTTCCCAGTGGAATCGGGGTGTTGCCAGGGCAAAAAGCCCATCCCCCGAAGCTCCCTCCTCGTGGGAGGTGCCGCAGCCGGCAGTTGGGGATGCAGTTGAGGGAAGCAGGAGCCCGTCCCCGCCGACCTTGCCCTCGTGGGAGACTCCAGATCGTCCTGTTGGAACGTGGAGCCCATCGCCCCAGGAGACGTGGAACTCCACAGTGCAGAGTTCATCGGTAGTGTCTACGCGGGTAGCTATTAATGGCGCGGCCCAAGAGGAACTGGTGCCGCCCACGCCGTCTGCACCAGGGACTCCAAAGCTAACAGAGGCTCAAAGTCCGTCCACGCGGGAGATACCGGATCTTGCCTCCCGAGGCAACCAGCTGTCGCCAGAGGTGGCTGCACCCCAGCTGCCTCTCAGTCGCACCGTGGATGTCGATGTGCTCCCTGAAGCGGTGGGCTCCGGAAAAGCGGCCTCTGGGCGCCCGCGCGTGGCCATTCCGCGGCCCCGCGACGTACGCAAGATGGTGAAGACCACGTACGCGCCGAGCTTTGCGGCAAGCACCCCAGACTCAGGGCTCCCCGCCCCTCCTGCAGAACCCCGCGGGGAGGAAGGCAGCGCATCCAAGACACAAGAACTTCAGGCGCTGGGGCCCCCCGCCCCGTCTCACTACACTTCCATTTTTCTCAAGGACTTTCTGCCGGTCGTGTCCCACCCCTACGAACCCCCAGAGCCAACCCCAGACACAGTGCCCCGGGACGTTACCCAGTCCAACGGGGTCCTGCGGCGGAGGGCGGAGAACAGCACGGCGAAACCCTTCGCGCGCACTGAGATCCGCCTGCCTGGTGCCCTGGCCTTAGGCCGCCGGCCTGAGAGAACCCGGGGAGTCGCGGTGCACGGTCCTGGCGGAAAGAACCGGGATGCAGAGGCTCAGCGCTTGGTCCCAGACAACAAGGGTCGGACCAGCCCTCTAGGCGGCGCTCGCACCTCACCCCAGCAGTCGCCCATAGGGCCGGCAGAGACCCAACCTCCCGGACCGCCACGCCCCAGCTCCCCGCAGGCGCACCCTAGCTCGAGCTCTGGAATGGAATCCGAACTGGAGACGCCCCCTAAGGCCCTTGAGCCCGCGGTGGCGGTCCAGCCGCCCCTTCTGCGGGAGCCCCAGGCGTCGACTCGTAGAACGGCCCGGGCCCAGCCCCGCGCTGCCTCGGCGCCTCCGCTGGACCGGTCAGCGGACGGTTCCTCCCAGGGGACGCGTAGGCCGCCGGGGGCTGCAAACCCGGGGAAGGTCCTGGTGGACCCCGAGAGCGGCCGCTACTACTTTGTGGAGGCGCCGCGGCAGCCTCGGCTGCGGCTGCTCTTCGACCCTGAGAGCGGGCAGTACGTGGAGGTGCTGCTGCCACCCTCGCCCTCGGTGCCACCCCGCCGCGTCTACACTCCGCTGGCCCTGGGCCCCGGCCTCTACCCGCCAGCCTATGGGCCCCTTCCCGGCCTCTCACTGCCACCATCCCCCGGCCCGCCGGCCTTCAGCGGCCCGCAGCTACCCTGGGCCTCCGAGGCGGGGCCCCTGGACGGGATGTACTACCTGCCA GCCTCTGGTGGACCTGCATCTCTTGGAGTCACTGCCCCCCTCGATTTGGATTGGAAACAGAGAACTATGAGTCAGAATAACCTGGACATCTTTCTGTGGCCAGAGATGCTGATGCCAAGGAGGGCCCTGGGCCACTCCTGGGCCCCTCACTTCATCGTGATGTGCAATAAACCCAATGGCCCCAATGGCTGGAAAAATTGGCGTGAAGTGTCTGATTTCCTGCTGCGGCCTCTTAACACCCCCTACAATGCCGTCCATGCCTGGGTGTGGCTTGGGGGAGAGTATCACATGTGTCTTTCATAA
- the PROB1 gene encoding proline-rich basic protein 1 isoform X2 — MLTAFAQPALPGFPGRLPAAPARRQDSSGSSGSYHTAPGSPEPPDVGPDAEGRANWPRVAPALGAGVQPRLSVSAQNSRQQLLPGSGFPRGPASGLRPPQPQLRMLPSGEMEVIFGAGPLFSRSDAEDREVQQLTTRAFRSLSPPGSTSPIPDEPQPQGPDGGSRWATYLELRPRAASPATPSQFECVEVALEEHTAPARPRTVPKRQIELRPRPRSPPREANAPRPRLLLRTGSLDESLSRLQAAADLVQTALARKLSPAPPAPSNATFGPTVPPEPATPETLRSTRVALEEAKSLPPRVNYSSAPARAPRPWPSLRERAIRRDKPAPGTEPLGPVSSSIFLKSGEKPEEVHQKEPKARFPRDTPAQTVLRAQGPPFQSRPPWEVSSKAVRRRSPSPPWEAPNGTVRGPHCTSPQNLSPWNRTIRKVSSPSIPEASSTWDNQDAAVTETVSRKSPSPPTLSQWNRGVARAKSPSPEAPSSWEVPQPAVGDAVEGSRSPSPPTLPSWETPDRPVGTWSPSPQETWNSTVQSSSVVSTRVAINGAAQEELVPPTPSAPGTPKLTEAQSPSTREIPDLASRGNQLSPEVAAPQLPLSRTVDVDVLPEAVGSGKAASGRPRVAIPRPRDVRKMVKTTYAPSFAASTPDSGLPAPPAEPRGEEGSASKTQELQALGPPAPSHYTSIFLKDFLPVVSHPYEPPEPTPDTVPRDVTQSNGVLRRRAENSTAKPFARTEIRLPGALALGRRPERTRGVAVHGPGGKNRDAEAQRLVPDNKGRTSPLGGARTSPQQSPIGPAETQPPGPPRPSSPQAHPSSSSGMESELETPPKALEPAVAVQPPLLREPQASTRRTARAQPRAASAPPLDRSADGSSQGTRRPPGAANPGKVLVDPESGRYYFVEAPRQPRLRLLFDPESGQYVEVLLPPSPSVPPRRVYTPLALGPGLYPPAYGPLPGLSLPPSPGPPAFSGPQLPWASEAGPLDGMYYLPVSGTPSPAPPFLLCAPPSSLGPSQPNKGSLFPV, encoded by the coding sequence ATGCTGACCGCGTTCGCCCAGCCAGCCCTGCCTGGGTTCCCAGGGCGGCTGCCTGCGGCCCCCGCTCGGCGCCAGGACTCGTCCGGTTCGTCAGGCTCCTACCACACTGCTCCGGGTTCTCCAGAGCCCCCGGACGTTGGGCCGGACGCAGAGGGCCGGGCGAATTGGCCCAGGGTGGCCCCTGCGCTGGGGGCGGGCGTGCAGCCTCGCCTGTCCGTCAGCGCCCAGAATAGCCGCCAGCAGCTACTGCCCGGCTCGGGTTTCCCGCGAGGCCCGGCCTCCGGCCTGCgaccaccccagccccagctgcGCATGCTGCCGTCGGGGGAGATGGAAGTCATCTTCGGCGCTGGGCCCCTATTCAGCCGCTCCGACGCAGAGGATAGAGAAGTGCAACAGCTCACGACGCGGGCCTTCCGCAGCCTCTCTCCTCCTGGGTCCACGTCTCCCATCCCTGACGAACCGCAGCCACAGGGCCCCGACGGTGGCTCCCGCTGGGCCACTTACCTGGAGTTGCGGCCCCGCGCGGCGAGTCCTGCCACCCCATCGCAGTTCGAGTGTGTGGAGGTGGCACTGGAGGAGCATACCGCGCCTGCCAGGCCCCGGACGGTGCCCAAACGTCAGATCGAGCTGCGCCCTCGGCCCCGGAGTCCCCCGCGGGAGGCCAATGCGCCGCGCCCTCGACTGCTCCTGCGCACCGGCTCCCTGGACGAGTCTCTGAGCCGCCTGCAGGCTGCCGCAGACCTCGTGCAGACGGCGCTAGCCAGAAAACTGAGCCCGGCGCCCCCTGCCCCAAGCAACGCCACCTTTGGACCCACGGTGCCGCCGGAGCCTGCGACCCCGGAAACGCTCCGCAGTACTCGGGTGGCCCTGGAGGAAGCCAAGTCTCTGCCGCCTCGGGTGAACTATAGTTCAGCCCCAGCCAGGGCCCCAAGACCGTGGCCAAGCCTCCGGGAGCGCGCAATTCGGCGCGACAAGCCCGCGCCCGGGACCGAGCCTCTGGGTCCAGTTAGTTCCAGCATCTTCCTGAAGTCAGGGGAGAAGCCCGAGGAGGTGCACCAAAAAGAACCGAAGGCTCGTTTCCCGCGAGATACTCCGGCTCAAACCGTCCTGAGGGCACAGGGTCCGCCTTTCCAGTCTAGGCCCCCCTGGGAAGTTTCGAGTAAGGCTGTGAGACGGAGAAGCCCATCCCCGCcgtgggaagccccaaatgggaCCGTGCGGGGTCCTCACTGCACCTCCCCCCAGAACCTGTCCCCCTGGAATCGAACAATTCGGAAGGTGAGTAGCCCATCGATCCCGGAGGCATCCTCTACGTGGGACAATCAGGATGCTGCTGTCACGGAAACTGTCAGCAGAAAGAGCCCTTCCCCTCCGACCCTTTCCCAGTGGAATCGGGGTGTTGCCAGGGCAAAAAGCCCATCCCCCGAAGCTCCCTCCTCGTGGGAGGTGCCGCAGCCGGCAGTTGGGGATGCAGTTGAGGGAAGCAGGAGCCCGTCCCCGCCGACCTTGCCCTCGTGGGAGACTCCAGATCGTCCTGTTGGAACGTGGAGCCCATCGCCCCAGGAGACGTGGAACTCCACAGTGCAGAGTTCATCGGTAGTGTCTACGCGGGTAGCTATTAATGGCGCGGCCCAAGAGGAACTGGTGCCGCCCACGCCGTCTGCACCAGGGACTCCAAAGCTAACAGAGGCTCAAAGTCCGTCCACGCGGGAGATACCGGATCTTGCCTCCCGAGGCAACCAGCTGTCGCCAGAGGTGGCTGCACCCCAGCTGCCTCTCAGTCGCACCGTGGATGTCGATGTGCTCCCTGAAGCGGTGGGCTCCGGAAAAGCGGCCTCTGGGCGCCCGCGCGTGGCCATTCCGCGGCCCCGCGACGTACGCAAGATGGTGAAGACCACGTACGCGCCGAGCTTTGCGGCAAGCACCCCAGACTCAGGGCTCCCCGCCCCTCCTGCAGAACCCCGCGGGGAGGAAGGCAGCGCATCCAAGACACAAGAACTTCAGGCGCTGGGGCCCCCCGCCCCGTCTCACTACACTTCCATTTTTCTCAAGGACTTTCTGCCGGTCGTGTCCCACCCCTACGAACCCCCAGAGCCAACCCCAGACACAGTGCCCCGGGACGTTACCCAGTCCAACGGGGTCCTGCGGCGGAGGGCGGAGAACAGCACGGCGAAACCCTTCGCGCGCACTGAGATCCGCCTGCCTGGTGCCCTGGCCTTAGGCCGCCGGCCTGAGAGAACCCGGGGAGTCGCGGTGCACGGTCCTGGCGGAAAGAACCGGGATGCAGAGGCTCAGCGCTTGGTCCCAGACAACAAGGGTCGGACCAGCCCTCTAGGCGGCGCTCGCACCTCACCCCAGCAGTCGCCCATAGGGCCGGCAGAGACCCAACCTCCCGGACCGCCACGCCCCAGCTCCCCGCAGGCGCACCCTAGCTCGAGCTCTGGAATGGAATCCGAACTGGAGACGCCCCCTAAGGCCCTTGAGCCCGCGGTGGCGGTCCAGCCGCCCCTTCTGCGGGAGCCCCAGGCGTCGACTCGTAGAACGGCCCGGGCCCAGCCCCGCGCTGCCTCGGCGCCTCCGCTGGACCGGTCAGCGGACGGTTCCTCCCAGGGGACGCGTAGGCCGCCGGGGGCTGCAAACCCGGGGAAGGTCCTGGTGGACCCCGAGAGCGGCCGCTACTACTTTGTGGAGGCGCCGCGGCAGCCTCGGCTGCGGCTGCTCTTCGACCCTGAGAGCGGGCAGTACGTGGAGGTGCTGCTGCCACCCTCGCCCTCGGTGCCACCCCGCCGCGTCTACACTCCGCTGGCCCTGGGCCCCGGCCTCTACCCGCCAGCCTATGGGCCCCTTCCCGGCCTCTCACTGCCACCATCCCCCGGCCCGCCGGCCTTCAGCGGCCCGCAGCTACCCTGGGCCTCCGAGGCGGGGCCCCTGGACGGGATGTACTACCTGCCAGTGAGTGGGACACCCAGCCCCGcacctccttttcttctctgtgctccACCCTCCAGCTTGGGTCCCTCGCAGCCCAACAAGGGCTCCTTGTTCCCGGTGTGA
- the SPATA24 gene encoding spermatogenesis-associated protein 24 isoform X1 produces MATPVGWSQGGSGSVCLAFDQLRDVIESQEELIHQLRNVMILQDENFVSKEEFQAVEKKLVEEKAAHAKTKVLLAKEEEKLQFALGEVEVLSKQLEKEKLAFEKALSSVKSRALQESSKKDQLITKCNEIESHIIKQEDILNGKENEIKELQQVISQQKEIFSRLRCRNHMSDFRIQKQQENYMAQVLDQKHKKASGTRQARSRQRPREK; encoded by the exons ATGGCGACGCCCGTCGGGTGGTCGCAGGGGGGGTCAGGGTCGGTGTGTCTCGCCTTTGATCAACTGCGGGACGTGATTGAGTCTCAAGAGGAACTGATCCACCAGCTGAGGAACGTG ATGATTCTCCAGGATGAAAATTTTGTCAGTAAAGAAGAGTTCCAGGCAGTGGAGAAAAAGCTGGTG GAAGAGAAAGCAGCCCATGCCAAGACCAAGGTTCTCCTGGCCAAGGAAGAGGAGAAGTTGCAGTTTGCCCTCGGAGAGGTAGAGGTGCTGTCTAAACAGCTGGAGAAAGAGAAGCTGGCCTTTGAAAAGGC GCTCTCCAGTGTCAAGAGCAGAGCCCTGCAGGAGTCCAGCAAGAAGGACCAGCTCATCACCAAGTGCAATG AAATTGAGTCTCACATTATAAAGCAAGAAGATATACTTAATGGCAAAGAGAATGAGATTAAGGAGTTGCAGCAAGTTATCAGCCAGCAGAAAGAGATCTTCAG CCGGCTCCGTTGCAGGAATCACATGTCTGACTTCCGGATCCAGAAGCAGCAAGAGAACTACATGGCCCAAGTGCTGGACCAGAAGCATAAGAAAGCCTCGGGGACGCGTCAGGCCCGGAGCCGTCAGCGTCccagggaaaaataa
- the SPATA24 gene encoding spermatogenesis-associated protein 24 isoform X2: protein MATPVGWSQGGSGSVCLAFDQLRDVIESQEELIHQLRNVMILQDENFVSKEEFQAVEKKLVEEKAAHAKTKVLLAKEEEKLQFALGEVEVLSKQLEKEKLAFEKALSSVKSRALQESSKKDQLITKCNEIESHIIKQEDILNGKENEIKELQQVISQQKEIFRNHMSDFRIQKQQENYMAQVLDQKHKKASGTRQARSRQRPREK from the exons ATGGCGACGCCCGTCGGGTGGTCGCAGGGGGGGTCAGGGTCGGTGTGTCTCGCCTTTGATCAACTGCGGGACGTGATTGAGTCTCAAGAGGAACTGATCCACCAGCTGAGGAACGTG ATGATTCTCCAGGATGAAAATTTTGTCAGTAAAGAAGAGTTCCAGGCAGTGGAGAAAAAGCTGGTG GAAGAGAAAGCAGCCCATGCCAAGACCAAGGTTCTCCTGGCCAAGGAAGAGGAGAAGTTGCAGTTTGCCCTCGGAGAGGTAGAGGTGCTGTCTAAACAGCTGGAGAAAGAGAAGCTGGCCTTTGAAAAGGC GCTCTCCAGTGTCAAGAGCAGAGCCCTGCAGGAGTCCAGCAAGAAGGACCAGCTCATCACCAAGTGCAATG AAATTGAGTCTCACATTATAAAGCAAGAAGATATACTTAATGGCAAAGAGAATGAGATTAAGGAGTTGCAGCAAGTTATCAGCCAGCAGAAAGAGATCTTCAG GAATCACATGTCTGACTTCCGGATCCAGAAGCAGCAAGAGAACTACATGGCCCAAGTGCTGGACCAGAAGCATAAGAAAGCCTCGGGGACGCGTCAGGCCCGGAGCCGTCAGCGTCccagggaaaaataa